DNA sequence from the uncultured Umboniibacter sp. genome:
AACTAAATCGCTTGGGTGTACTGGAGCTCCACTACGGAATTCATGAGAATGACGTGCTCACGCGGGCGGCACGACACTTCTACCTCAATGACCCACAATCAGCCTACAACGAGCTGGTAAGGGCCATTGAAATTTCCCCGAGCTGGCGCTTAGAAAGCGCCGCGGTCTGGTATGCTAGTGCGGTGTTAGCGAACTTTGCGCTGGTTGAACGACACGTTGAATCACTTTTGCGGTTTCAGCCCAATAACCAGGCCATTCGAAGGCAACAGCTCAACGTGGCAATTCCCCGCGCACGCCTCGATTGGCTATATGAAGGAGCCCAATTCTTCGCTGATCAAGTGGATCAGCGCAATCAGGCGTTGGCGTGGATTGCCATTTATAACGGTGACTGGGAGCAGGCGCGCCAGTTGATGGAAGCGGCGTATCTGCAGCTTAACTCAGAGCAGAGCGAAGGTCAGGCGGTTAACGCCTACTTAACCTTACTGTATGCCGATACTTTACGCAAAACTGGGGATACCACGGCCAGCATGCTCTTATATGATGAGCTGCTTCGGCGCTATTACGCTGGCGACATTGGCGTGACTCGCGCTACTGCTATGCAATCCCTATGGCACACCCAATCGGCGGAGACCGCGATCGTGGAATTTATCGACAATCCCGATCAAGTCGTCGAAGTCAGCATAGACCTAACACACTTTTTGCTCTTTCAAGCGATTGACCACCCCGATACAGCCAAGCTACGCGAACGATGCTTGGCGCAGGGGTTTAGTGAGCGATTATTAGCGATCCGGTTTTAGTTACGGGGGAGTGGTACCGCTTGATCCAGTATGTACTTCTGGATCCGGTGAAGCCGTTACCACGCCGCTTGCATCTTCCACCACAAAGGCAAATTGGTAGCGCCAGTCGGCCCAATCTTCGTTTGTCGCTTTCTTGAATGTCAGCTCCAATTCCCCTTGCTTGATTTTAGCGGTAAGCTGTTTCTTAGCACCTGGGTTAGTGAGCCAAGCAATTCCGTCCTCGTACTCGCGGGTAGGTTCGGAGTCGTCGGGCACCGCCACTTCACCTGGGCCAGCCGCGAAGCTAAAGCCATTCGGCAAGCTGAAGATCATTTTATAGTTACCACCTGAATTACCGCGATTGTCGTCAGGGTATATGATGGAGAAGTTGTCAATAAAGGTTGTACCTGACGCAAGCGCTATCGACATAGGCCAACTGCCGGTCTCGGTTGGCTTACCGTTTGGGTAGTTGGTGGTATTGGGATATAAAGCCACGTTAACCTCGCGATTCTGGCTTTGATCAACGCTTATACAGACGGATACTGATATAGCAGGCTTTGATGCAGGCATACTTCTTCCTTAGTTGATGCATAATTAGTGTGTGATTAATGTCACATAATATCATTGTCCATACAACTATTTGTGTTGAATATTCTCAATTTTTTTGCTGTTTTGTCTTCTGTACAACGCGTTAGTTAGGTAGCTAGGTAGCTAGGTAGGTAGCTAGGTAGGTAGGTGGTAGCTAGGTAGGGAATTTGAGGAAGACCCATGTAGCGGAATGCGCTAGCAACAATGTAACGGGGCAAAAAAAAATGGCCCACAGGGGGCCAAGTCTAGGTCAGAGAGAGATATCACAGGCGTTCCATTCCTTTGGGGGAAAACTAATCCGTTAACAGTGCCCGTGTTACTAAATATGACAAGTAAGTTTGAAGGTTCTTCCTATACAACCTCCAAACTTGGTAAGCGGTCTAATACATCGTGTATTAGGTGGGCTATCCATGCCCAAAGTCGCTCAACCCGCAATCCTTTGCTACTTACCTTAAAGCAATAGCCGTGCCAACTTTTAAAAAATCCTGCTAAACGCCGTAATTACGGGTGATGTAGGGGTAAAGACCGAATTAGAGAGATATTTCCTGTTCTGTTTTTTTCGCAATGATGTGGTTTTTGACAGATCAAATCTGTTTTTAACAGATCTAATCCGTGGGAACACGAGGTATTGTTGGATGTCATTACTCATCGACTCGCCTTGAAGAGGAAGGCGTGTTTCAAAGTCACGCGTCACCGTGAAGCGCTGCTACTACCGCCTTAACCCCATTACCCCGAGTTGCGGTCACGAAACGCCCTAAACCGAGTTCATCCACCCAACTATCTAGATTAAAGCTAACTAAGTCATCATACGTCTTAGCCTGTAATTCATCGCTGAGTAACAACAGTAAACCCCGCATGGTGTCACTCTCTGCATCCACAGCAAACTGTAATGTTGGCGTTTTGCTGACAATGGCTAACCAAAGCTGAGTTTCACAGCCTGGCACCAAATTTTGAGTAGTGCGAACACTCACATCAAAGCGCGCGGCACGGCGACCCAATTGCATGAGCGCCTGGAAGCGTTCTTCTGAGCGGTGAGCTCGGCACTGCTGATAGTCCGCCACTGCGTTGGCATTTAGCTGCTGCGCAGCTGCTAGGTCCGTGAGCGAGAACACCCGTGCGGTGGTGGATGTTGTCTGCTGTTCCCACTGCAATAAGGTATGCATTAGGTGGTCTATTTCAGCGTGAGTGTTATAGGCGGCAAGAGAAATACGCAAGGTTCCGGAAAGCCCAAGGGCTTTCATGAGCGGCATGGCACAGTGATGCCCTACTCTGACAGCAATCCCCTGCTGATCCAGAAAATACCCCAAGTCTTGCACCGCATCCTTCGTAATCAATGAAGCAATACCAATGTTCGGCTGGTCGGCACCCAGCAAGCGAAATGCGGTGAGTTCCGTTAAACGGTGTCTAAGGTAGCGATACAGCTCAGACTCATAGGCAGCCAGGCCCGCTGCCCGCTGAGCTTGCAGCCACTGAATGGCCACTGCCAACGCACAGGCCTCGGGCCAAGCAGGTGTCCCCGGCTCAAATCGTAACGGTGGCAGTTGCTCAGTGAAACCCTGTTCACTCACATCACTAATCATCTCTCCGCCACCATTGACCGCGTGCATTGTACACAGCAGTGAATAGTTCCCCCAGAGAACCCCAACACCATTGGGGCCGTACAGTTTGTGCCCCGAGAAGACGTAGAAATCACACCCAAGCTCCTGCACATCAACACTGAGGTGAGCAACGGCTTGTGCCCCATCAATGAGTACCTTACTGCCGTTAGCTTTGGCTGCGTCCGTTAGCGCCGCAATCGGATTAACCACACCGGTAACATTACTCGCGTGCCCCACGGCAACCAGTTTGGTGTTGGCATTCAACTTGGCTAACCAATCGTTTAGGTCTAAGCACCCCTGTTCATCTACCCGCGCGAAAACTACCTTGGCCCCAGTGCGCTGCGCAAGCAGTTGCCACGGCACAATATTCGCGTGATGCTCGGCTTGGGTGAGCAGGATTTCATCACCGCGCCCAATATTGAGATTGCCCCAGGACTGTGCCACTAAGTTGATGGCATCCGTAGTACCCCGAGTAAAGATACATTCCTTCGCCGAAGCATTAATAAACTCAGCCACTTGAGCCCGTGCCGACTCAAAGCGTTGCGTGGCTTCCGCGGCAAGTGTGTGCGCCGCGCGATGCACATTGGCGTAACTTTTCTGTAGACAATGGTTGAGTTCATCCACCACCGCTCGTGGCTTCTGCGCCGTGGCAGCGCTATCGAAATAGCACAGCGGCAGGTCCCCCAGGCGTTTTCGCAGTTGGGGAAATTCGCGCCTCAGTTTGGCAACATTGAAATCAACTTCAACTTGGCTCATAGCTATTTCTCGAAAAGTGATATCGCATTTTGCCACAGCTGCTGGGCAATCGTCTCTTCATCTTCATCACGTAACACCGCAAGCTGTCTAATGGTATTTCCACAGTGATAGGGTTCGTTTCGCTGCCCCTGAAAACCCTCATGGGGCATATCCGGTGAATCGGTTTCTAGCAGAAGTTCAGTGAGGGGAAGTTGGGCAATCGCTCGCCGTGTCTTTGCGGCGCGGGCATAGCTTATCGTGCCGCCAACGCCAATCTTAAACCCTCGCCGGATGTATTCCTGGGCTAACTCCACGGACCCGGAAAAGGCATGAATCACGCCCGAGTGAACACCCCGCTGGGAAATGCACTGCAACAATTCATTATGAGCCCCTCGACAGTGCAGGATAACTGGCAGTTGGACTTGCTTGGCGAATGCTAACTGGGCTTCAAGTACCCGTAACTGCTCCGCCATGGGAGTCTGCACCATCTTATCTAGGCCGCACTCGCCAACGGCAACAACATGATCAGCATAATGCTCCAGCGCTTCGGCAAGTTGGCATTGAAGCTGGTTAGCATCGAGGTTGCTTAAACGAAGTATCCCGTTGCTAATTGCATCACTAGCGCTAGTTGCTTCAATATCAGCCACGGCTATCGGATCTTCCGACTCTAGGAAATGCGGATGAAAACCCACTGACATACACAGCTTGGCATGCCGCTGACACAACTCCGCGGCAATCGCCCACTGGCTATGACTGACGCCTGCTAGCAGAATACGTTCACCACCAATAGATTGAAAGCGAGCAAGTACCGCCTCTCGATCTTCATCAAAACAGGCGAAATCCAAATGGGTATGGGTATCAAATAGTTTCATTGTCGCGCTTCATGTTTTTCCTTGAGTCTATCGCAAATTTTCCAACTACACTGAACTAAAGTTAACGGCTGCTAAGTAGCAAAGTACCCTTTGCTCGCATCACTCATCTTAATAACAGTAAAAAGGAAAGATTAGCCATGCCTCATATTCGTGCTCGTGGAACCACCTTAGACGATGTTAAGACGCTTTCTAGAATGACCAGCACAGAGATGAGTGAGCTCTGTCAATGCGCTATCACGGACCTTACATGGGAAGTTACCCAGACTCAGTTTATTGTTGATGGTGCCGTAGATGGAGGCTATCCCATTGTGGAATTTCTCTGGTTTGATCGCGGGCAGGACGTGAAGAATAAGATTGCCAAAATACTGGATGAGGCGCTAAAGCAGCGCGGCTACAGTGGCGATAGAGCCATTATATTCTCCCAGGTGGACCAAACTAATTACTTTGAATGTGGCAACCACTTCTAGCTCACCCAACAGGGAGCTGTTTGGCGAGCAGCGCCGTCAACGAACTGCGTTATCTGCGAGTAGCGCTATCAGTGTGTTCTGAGATAGCGCCCAACTCCTGATCAATGGCCGCGAGAATATTAGCAACTTTTTGTCTACCGGCCACATTGAGCATCAAGTGCATCGGCGTCTGACCGTTTAACAGCGGGTGCTTCGCTCGCAGCCAAGGCCTAAGTTGGAGCGCTGTTTTGCCGGAAATCTTCATCAGTTTTTGCCACAGGGGATCGTAATCGCTCAAGCCACTTAAGGGCGCGAGTTGTGCCGTTGTGAGTGCATCGGACAGTGCCCGATGTGGCTGACCAATAAACGCTAGACCAGCGCGATCGATAGCCGCTCGCAAGCCGCCCTCGCGCATTTTACGTAACCGATAGAATTCACGTTTCAGATTAATACTCTGGCTAATCGGCGAAACGAGCTGATTGTCACGGGCTTCCTTAGCGAGCTGTTCCGCATCCCAATCACCCCAGCTTAGGATGATGGCGTCATCGCCTAACCACTGAAAAAACTCCGCGCCCGCGACGGCGAAATGATTAGCACCATC
Encoded proteins:
- a CDS encoding SufS family cysteine desulfurase gives rise to the protein MSQVEVDFNVAKLRREFPQLRKRLGDLPLCYFDSAATAQKPRAVVDELNHCLQKSYANVHRAAHTLAAEATQRFESARAQVAEFINASAKECIFTRGTTDAINLVAQSWGNLNIGRGDEILLTQAEHHANIVPWQLLAQRTGAKVVFARVDEQGCLDLNDWLAKLNANTKLVAVGHASNVTGVVNPIAALTDAAKANGSKVLIDGAQAVAHLSVDVQELGCDFYVFSGHKLYGPNGVGVLWGNYSLLCTMHAVNGGGEMISDVSEQGFTEQLPPLRFEPGTPAWPEACALAVAIQWLQAQRAAGLAAYESELYRYLRHRLTELTAFRLLGADQPNIGIASLITKDAVQDLGYFLDQQGIAVRVGHHCAMPLMKALGLSGTLRISLAAYNTHAEIDHLMHTLLQWEQQTTSTTARVFSLTDLAAAQQLNANAVADYQQCRAHRSEERFQALMQLGRRAARFDVSVRTTQNLVPGCETQLWLAIVSKTPTLQFAVDAESDTMRGLLLLLSDELQAKTYDDLVSFNLDSWVDELGLGRFVTATRGNGVKAVVAALHGDA
- a CDS encoding TatD family hydrolase; amino-acid sequence: MKLFDTHTHLDFACFDEDREAVLARFQSIGGERILLAGVSHSQWAIAAELCQRHAKLCMSVGFHPHFLESEDPIAVADIEATSASDAISNGILRLSNLDANQLQCQLAEALEHYADHVVAVGECGLDKMVQTPMAEQLRVLEAQLAFAKQVQLPVILHCRGAHNELLQCISQRGVHSGVIHAFSGSVELAQEYIRRGFKIGVGGTISYARAAKTRRAIAQLPLTELLLETDSPDMPHEGFQGQRNEPYHCGNTIRQLAVLRDEDEETIAQQLWQNAISLFEK
- a CDS encoding DUF1904 family protein; amino-acid sequence: MPHIRARGTTLDDVKTLSRMTSTEMSELCQCAITDLTWEVTQTQFIVDGAVDGGYPIVEFLWFDRGQDVKNKIAKILDEALKQRGYSGDRAIIFSQVDQTNYFECGNHF
- a CDS encoding exonuclease domain-containing protein, with the protein product MANLVVVDLEATCSESPTEISLEAMEIIEIGAVRLDGNLNATPDTFSCFVKPKQNPQLTPFCQQLTKIEQTHVDGANHFAVAGAEFFQWLGDDAIILSWGDWDAEQLAKEARDNQLVSPISQSINLKREFYRLRKMREGGLRAAIDRAGLAFIGQPHRALSDALTTAQLAPLSGLSDYDPLWQKLMKISGKTALQLRPWLRAKHPLLNGQTPMHLMLNVAGRQKVANILAAIDQELGAISEHTDSATRR